The Vibrio splendidus genome has a window encoding:
- a CDS encoding DUF3541 domain-containing protein: MKLKTITLCTLLSASVTVAVHAQENALATNVPSIQTQADSLNSHEQSFKQSADLIRTTYESQLYTLPAFKEGHYGLRMYRQTLDDRYSAAVWSDMARVASKLSTLSNDVHTMEQIVLYSEKRVASYVGDNDERSVRRYNITKHMPEYLYLGVDLLGSMARANEYGLEHKNDAKLREIIRRYDFSRYVTNEDMVKAWAAQLANQVYWLRQLGEQDVVGEFVDTFKKAYPDDEDKKLSSQQFGNKLYGMTHVIFGDSEYYQHQVSEQDHQWIYDYFRENIDTILLRAKEDVIAEVGLTFLLAGLEDDPVVEKTRLAIQASIDEKQGMIPSITGDFDLEYGEHRNVLAIMLLDWQQVNEAPTYEGNPKVFTNIPYGLIKNQPPKN, encoded by the coding sequence ATGAAGCTAAAAACGATTACACTGTGCACATTACTATCGGCCTCAGTTACGGTCGCTGTTCACGCACAAGAGAACGCTCTGGCGACAAATGTACCGAGTATTCAAACCCAAGCAGATTCTCTCAACTCTCATGAACAATCTTTCAAACAATCTGCAGACCTCATTCGTACGACCTACGAAAGCCAGCTTTACACTCTGCCTGCATTCAAAGAAGGTCATTACGGGCTGCGCATGTATCGCCAAACATTAGACGATAGGTATTCTGCTGCGGTATGGAGTGACATGGCACGAGTGGCAAGTAAGCTCAGCACCCTGTCGAATGACGTTCATACCATGGAACAAATCGTACTCTACTCAGAGAAGCGCGTTGCTTCTTATGTTGGCGATAACGATGAGCGCAGTGTTCGACGTTACAACATCACCAAGCACATGCCAGAATATCTCTACCTTGGTGTTGACCTCCTAGGCTCTATGGCTCGTGCTAATGAATACGGTTTAGAGCACAAGAACGATGCTAAGCTGCGCGAAATCATTCGTCGCTATGACTTCTCACGATACGTGACCAACGAAGACATGGTGAAAGCGTGGGCGGCTCAACTCGCCAATCAAGTCTACTGGCTGCGCCAATTAGGTGAACAAGATGTCGTTGGTGAGTTTGTCGACACCTTCAAAAAAGCGTACCCAGACGATGAAGATAAGAAGCTTTCAAGTCAGCAATTTGGCAACAAACTCTACGGCATGACACACGTCATCTTTGGCGATTCCGAGTACTACCAACATCAAGTGAGCGAGCAAGATCATCAATGGATCTACGATTACTTCAGAGAAAACATCGATACGATTCTGCTGCGTGCGAAAGAAGATGTGATTGCTGAGGTTGGATTAACCTTCTTACTGGCAGGTTTAGAAGATGACCCAGTTGTCGAGAAAACTCGGCTCGCGATTCAAGCTTCTATCGATGAGAAACAAGGCATGATCCCTTCTATCACTGGTGATTTTGATCTTGAGTACGGTGAACACCGCAACGTGCTAGCAATCATGCTACTCGATTGGCAGCAAGTGAATGAAGCGCCGACCTATGAAGGCAACCCTAAGGTGTTTACTAACATCCCTTACGGACTCATTAAAAACCAACCACCGAAGAACTAG
- a CDS encoding diguanylate cyclase produces MPSGSSKQWSAKVVSFLFFLAIVSAIEFFHAKQLTFLKNESYSEGKKQLSIIRSRIEAAIVSDMYILNNFSTLVTINPDGEVKNWDKIAENIIQDGFHIRLIGLAKDDILNFVYPMEGNEQILGINYRDYPNQWESVEIARNLGNTFIAGPFELFQGGQALITRTPIFRDPPFNQDYWGVSSAVIGLDELFEDVGIGKIENKYELAIRGANSSGKDGPVFYGTQDVFDNAFATEQVSFPYGGWYLALSGSEHVLMDVPWYRVQAVRLVGYSIMLVLAIAFMTIYRLYLIADSRSMHDELTMLPNRRYFMYSLKQAFKTTQKQRARTFAVVNIDLDGFKAINDTFGHAAGDQVLVECAKRIKSELRGSDIVARIGGDEFLVLLPRIIDDQHVSSIVAKLRKVICTTPVVYETHSIYLRISVGWVIHNNNYDDVDALLKAADEKMYEQKRQVM; encoded by the coding sequence ATGCCAAGTGGTTCTAGCAAGCAGTGGTCTGCTAAGGTTGTATCTTTTCTTTTTTTCCTTGCGATAGTGAGCGCGATTGAGTTCTTTCACGCCAAGCAATTAACTTTTCTTAAAAATGAATCGTATTCTGAGGGAAAAAAACAATTATCCATTATTCGTTCTCGGATCGAAGCCGCGATCGTGTCAGATATGTATATCCTCAACAATTTCTCGACCTTAGTGACCATCAACCCTGATGGTGAGGTGAAGAATTGGGACAAGATTGCTGAGAATATCATTCAAGATGGCTTCCATATTCGACTTATTGGGCTCGCCAAAGACGACATTCTAAACTTTGTTTACCCTATGGAAGGCAATGAGCAGATTCTTGGTATTAATTATCGCGATTATCCCAACCAATGGGAGTCTGTTGAGATAGCCCGTAATCTCGGTAACACTTTTATTGCTGGGCCTTTTGAATTGTTTCAAGGTGGTCAAGCCCTCATTACGCGAACTCCGATCTTTCGAGACCCACCTTTTAATCAAGACTATTGGGGTGTATCCAGTGCTGTTATTGGCTTAGATGAGCTGTTTGAAGATGTCGGAATTGGGAAAATCGAGAACAAGTACGAACTCGCAATTCGCGGTGCCAACAGTTCGGGTAAAGATGGCCCTGTTTTTTATGGCACCCAGGATGTGTTCGATAATGCGTTTGCCACCGAGCAGGTGAGCTTTCCTTACGGTGGTTGGTACCTTGCTCTCTCCGGTAGTGAGCATGTATTGATGGACGTGCCTTGGTATCGAGTTCAAGCGGTAAGGCTGGTGGGCTACTCCATAATGTTAGTGCTAGCGATTGCCTTTATGACTATTTATCGCCTGTATCTAATTGCTGATAGCCGTTCTATGCATGATGAGCTCACGATGTTGCCGAATCGTCGATACTTCATGTACAGCCTCAAGCAGGCATTTAAAACCACTCAAAAGCAGAGAGCGAGAACCTTTGCGGTTGTCAATATCGATCTGGATGGGTTTAAAGCAATTAACGACACGTTTGGTCATGCGGCCGGCGATCAGGTGTTAGTTGAATGTGCTAAGCGTATAAAGAGTGAGTTGCGCGGTTCAGACATCGTGGCAAGGATAGGAGGCGATGAGTTCTTAGTTTTATTGCCACGCATCATCGATGATCAACATGTATCGTCGATTGTGGCTAAACTTCGTAAGGTGATATGTACGACACCAGTGGTCTATGAGACTCACTCAATTTATCTTCGAATTAGTGTTGGTTGGGTTATTCATAACA
- a CDS encoding sensor histidine kinase, translated as MKIRPSLRIYVLLAILVTGVTTILVLSALSVNYFVSGMDIAMRGSMIAQAQQDAVKPGKPMTNQEFTVATQWSDLPQGIQNNLNQNELQFNRMTKMIIGKSIFSPPEKGYFAMKVMKGDEVRYVSAVFTQRHDQFMKDDGLPHFVMILLTALGAIVLFFIILVMVLRKVASPVEQLKNWAKSLDKDNLNEPTPDFHFSELNTLAHIIRDSLSSVQNSLEREQKFLGYASHELRTPIAVTRTNSELLEKLIQKGKSPEKQLEVIDRIKRAGFTMTDLTETLLWLTRQQDKDLPLENVHLGELSQQITHDLTYLLNGKAVVVNIESDDTQCQLPAGLTRIVLTNLIRNAFQHTGSGTVDIVQVGSKVTIVNNNTDGTVEDNHLGFGLGLELTEKLLAQYQWQYHNQELAGGREVWVDFS; from the coding sequence ATGAAGATCAGACCAAGTTTAAGGATCTACGTCTTATTGGCGATTCTGGTCACTGGTGTGACGACGATTCTGGTTCTTTCTGCATTGAGCGTAAATTACTTTGTCTCTGGGATGGATATCGCTATGCGTGGCTCTATGATTGCCCAAGCGCAACAAGATGCGGTGAAGCCGGGCAAGCCTATGACCAATCAAGAATTTACGGTGGCGACCCAATGGAGCGACTTGCCACAAGGTATTCAGAACAACCTTAACCAGAACGAACTGCAATTCAACCGCATGACCAAAATGATCATTGGCAAATCTATATTCTCACCTCCCGAGAAAGGCTATTTCGCCATGAAGGTAATGAAAGGTGATGAGGTTCGTTATGTTTCTGCGGTGTTTACGCAAAGGCATGATCAATTTATGAAAGATGACGGGCTTCCGCACTTTGTGATGATTTTATTGACCGCACTGGGCGCAATTGTTTTGTTTTTCATTATTTTGGTTATGGTGTTACGTAAGGTGGCATCGCCTGTTGAACAGCTAAAGAACTGGGCTAAATCGTTAGATAAAGACAACCTCAATGAACCGACACCAGATTTTCACTTCAGTGAACTGAACACCTTGGCTCACATCATTCGTGATAGTTTGAGTTCTGTTCAAAACAGCCTAGAGCGGGAACAGAAGTTCTTGGGTTATGCGAGCCACGAATTACGTACCCCTATTGCAGTCACAAGAACCAACAGTGAACTGCTAGAGAAGCTGATTCAAAAGGGTAAGAGCCCAGAAAAGCAGCTTGAAGTGATAGACCGAATTAAGCGCGCGGGTTTCACCATGACAGACCTGACAGAAACTTTGTTGTGGCTCACCCGACAACAAGACAAAGACCTGCCTTTGGAAAACGTACATCTTGGCGAACTGTCGCAACAGATTACCCACGATTTAACCTATCTATTGAATGGAAAGGCGGTGGTTGTGAATATTGAAAGCGACGACACACAATGCCAGTTACCAGCTGGACTAACCCGAATCGTGCTGACCAACTTGATTCGCAATGCTTTCCAGCACACAGGAAGCGGTACCGTGGATATCGTTCAAGTGGGTTCAAAAGTCACCATTGTTAACAACAACACTGATGGCACGGTAGAAGACAATCATTTGGGCTTTGGTCTAGGGTTAGAGCTCACCGAAAAGCTGCTTGCGCAATATCAATGGCAGTACCATAACCAAGAGCTGGCTGGTGGCCGTGAAGTGTGGGTGGATTTCTCGTAA
- a CDS encoding class I SAM-dependent methyltransferase produces MHWRDRFKVYWYHRKQTNRSNGDKAKALGWTSEESQLCRFEVIARSADFEKKRVLDLGCGYGELFELLDSIYRIQSYTGVDQHAGFLKKAKQNYTEDRCQFLSGDMSQMNLEAHDIVIASGSLNYISRDSDYLTNMITRMYELANQTVIFNLLNSSQYHSRNTLMSYHPQGVYRFCKTLCDDVSLIEGYAEGDFTIVMNKVCS; encoded by the coding sequence ATGCACTGGCGTGATCGTTTTAAGGTGTATTGGTATCACCGAAAACAGACTAACCGCTCGAATGGCGACAAGGCCAAAGCTCTCGGTTGGACTAGTGAAGAGAGTCAATTGTGTCGCTTTGAAGTGATCGCTCGCTCGGCTGATTTCGAAAAGAAGCGTGTTTTAGATTTGGGTTGTGGCTATGGCGAGTTGTTTGAACTGCTCGACAGCATCTATCGAATTCAATCTTACACCGGTGTTGACCAACATGCAGGCTTTCTAAAAAAGGCTAAGCAGAATTACACAGAAGATCGTTGTCAGTTTTTGTCGGGAGACATGAGCCAAATGAACCTTGAGGCGCATGACATTGTTATCGCCAGTGGTTCACTGAACTACATCTCTCGTGATTCTGACTATCTGACAAACATGATTACTCGTATGTATGAATTGGCGAATCAGACGGTGATTTTTAATCTTCTCAATTCAAGCCAATATCATTCACGTAATACTTTGATGAGTTATCACCCTCAAGGTGTCTATCGTTTCTGTAAAACGCTCTGTGATGATGTCTCTTTAATAGAGGGCTACGCAGAAGGGGATTTCACGATAGTGATGAACAAGGTCTGCTCCTAA
- a CDS encoding response regulator transcription factor — translation MAESVTNKLTDKLQLLLVEDDLDLATAVIDYLDLEDIQCDHAANGLAGLNLIKTNRYDAVILDLNLPKMNGLQVCENLRVQGIDTPVLMLTARDTLDDKLTGFSKGADDYLVKPFAMEELIVRAQVLAKRRSGQVSRLSVSDLEIDLKQHQAYRANSPLKLSPTALKILEVLMRSSPNPVSRETIMQGVWGDDQPDSNSLKVHIFNLRKQVDAEQDNKLLHTIAGKGFAIKELRQE, via the coding sequence ATGGCAGAATCCGTCACTAATAAACTCACAGATAAGCTTCAATTGCTTTTGGTTGAAGACGACCTCGATTTAGCCACTGCTGTTATTGATTACCTCGATTTAGAAGATATCCAGTGCGATCATGCAGCGAATGGTTTAGCTGGACTCAATCTAATTAAAACTAATCGCTATGACGCAGTCATTCTCGATCTCAACTTGCCTAAAATGAACGGCTTGCAGGTGTGTGAGAATCTCAGAGTACAGGGTATTGATACCCCCGTTTTGATGCTGACCGCACGTGATACGCTTGATGATAAGCTGACTGGCTTTTCAAAAGGGGCTGATGATTATTTGGTGAAGCCTTTTGCAATGGAAGAGTTGATTGTTCGAGCGCAAGTTTTAGCGAAGCGACGCAGTGGTCAGGTTAGCCGCTTATCGGTGAGCGATCTCGAGATCGACCTTAAACAGCATCAAGCGTATCGTGCGAACTCACCTCTCAAGCTTTCCCCAACTGCGCTCAAAATTTTAGAAGTTTTGATGCGATCTAGTCCTAATCCTGTTTCACGAGAGACGATCATGCAGGGCGTGTGGGGCGACGACCAACCAGACAGTAACAGCTTGAAAGTACACATCTTTAATTTGCGTAAACAAGTGGATGCAGAACAAGACAATAAGCTACTGCATACTATTGCGGGCAAAGGTTTTGCGATTAAGGAGTTACGACAAGAATGA